The following are encoded together in the Planococcus antarcticus DSM 14505 genome:
- the recQ gene encoding DNA helicase RecQ, producing MLESAKKLLQSHFGYESFRVGQEQAITQVFEGHNSICVMPTGGGKSMCYQIPALVMEGTTIVVSPLISLMKDQVDALLAAGIPAAYINSSLDFDEVRETLMDVQRGAIKLLYIAPERLDSEMFLNELQGVHVPLIAVDEAHCISQWGHDFRPSYRLISRMTELFPNNPTVLALTATATPQVREDICRILDIEERHTIMTGFERPNLTFSVIRGQDRERFVKEYVAKNDKEAGIIYAATRKTVDSVYEMLLKKGIKAAKYHAGMPDNERKIGQERFLNDEVTVMVATNAFGMGIDKSNIRFVIHYQVPKNMESYYQEAGRAGRDGLPSACIVLYASQDVQTQRFLIDQAQDPGRIPGELVKLQGMVDYCHTENCLQQFIIHYFGDTAAEPCGHCGNCLDDRESMDVTKDVQMVLSCVIRMGQKFGKAMTAQVLTGSRNKKVLDFRFDKLSTYGILKHQNAKEVSNLIEFMISQELLAVEQGSFPTIYVPDGGRDVLLGKRKVLRKGAVVTKRIASNDPLFEELRIVRKSLADEAGVPPFVIFSDKTLQDMVARRPRDEMEFLEVNGVGANKLEKYGAAFLQAIHSFDAINN from the coding sequence TTGTTGGAAAGTGCAAAGAAATTACTGCAGTCCCATTTTGGTTACGAGTCCTTCCGGGTCGGCCAGGAGCAAGCCATTACGCAGGTATTTGAAGGGCATAATTCGATTTGCGTCATGCCGACAGGCGGAGGCAAGTCCATGTGCTATCAAATTCCTGCTCTTGTTATGGAAGGGACCACCATTGTCGTGTCGCCTTTGATTTCATTGATGAAAGACCAAGTAGATGCTCTATTAGCAGCCGGTATTCCGGCTGCTTATATAAATAGTTCCCTCGATTTTGATGAAGTGCGGGAAACGTTGATGGATGTTCAGCGTGGAGCAATTAAATTATTGTATATTGCACCAGAACGGTTGGATTCAGAGATGTTCCTTAATGAATTGCAGGGAGTCCATGTTCCGCTGATTGCCGTCGATGAAGCCCACTGTATCTCACAATGGGGCCATGATTTCCGTCCGAGCTACCGCTTGATTAGCCGCATGACAGAATTGTTTCCTAATAATCCGACGGTGTTGGCTTTGACTGCTACTGCAACTCCTCAAGTGCGGGAAGACATTTGCCGAATTTTAGATATCGAAGAACGGCATACGATTATGACTGGATTTGAACGGCCCAATTTGACGTTTTCGGTTATACGCGGACAAGATCGGGAGCGATTTGTGAAGGAATATGTAGCGAAAAACGATAAAGAAGCAGGTATTATTTACGCTGCCACCCGAAAAACAGTAGATTCGGTTTACGAGATGCTATTAAAAAAAGGCATCAAAGCGGCTAAGTATCATGCGGGGATGCCTGACAATGAGAGAAAGATCGGGCAAGAGCGTTTCTTGAATGACGAGGTGACTGTCATGGTGGCGACCAATGCATTCGGCATGGGCATCGATAAATCCAATATTCGTTTTGTCATTCATTATCAAGTGCCGAAAAACATGGAAAGCTACTATCAAGAGGCAGGGCGTGCAGGACGAGATGGTTTGCCGAGTGCATGTATTGTGCTATACGCCTCACAAGATGTACAAACACAACGCTTTTTAATTGATCAAGCTCAAGATCCTGGCCGAATTCCGGGTGAGCTTGTGAAATTGCAAGGAATGGTTGATTATTGTCATACAGAAAACTGTCTGCAGCAGTTTATTATCCATTACTTTGGAGATACCGCGGCCGAACCGTGCGGACATTGTGGCAATTGTTTAGATGACCGGGAAAGTATGGATGTTACGAAAGATGTCCAGATGGTTCTGTCTTGTGTCATCCGTATGGGACAGAAGTTTGGCAAGGCGATGACCGCCCAAGTGCTGACCGGCTCACGCAATAAAAAGGTGCTGGATTTCCGTTTTGATAAGTTATCGACTTATGGGATTTTAAAGCATCAAAATGCCAAGGAAGTTTCGAACTTGATTGAGTTTATGATTTCCCAAGAGCTATTAGCGGTGGAACAAGGTTCATTCCCGACTATCTATGTGCCTGACGGTGGAAGAGATGTATTGCTGGGCAAGCGCAAAGTGCTGAGAAAAGGTGCAGTTGTCACTAAACGGATTGCTTCAAATGATCCATTATTCGAAGAGTTGCGCATAGTCCGGAAAAGTCTAGCCGACGAAGCTGGCGTACCGCCTTTTGTTATTTTCTCAGATAAAACATTGCAGGATATGGTAGCGAGAAGACCAAGAGACGAAATGGAATTTTTAGAAGTCAATGGTGTCGGTGCGAACAAGCTCGAGAAGTATGGAGCAGCGTTTCTGCAGGCAATTCATTCTTTTGATGCTATAAACAACTGA
- a CDS encoding SDR family oxidoreductase, with translation MTKTIFITGAGSGLAKGTAFGLAKQGHKVIAPVETAPQVTALREEAESKGLALEVFKMDIKNPQDLAQMLDYDFDIFVANAAVNEGGPLSEVPMSNFRELFEVNVFSTLETAQIAARKFVDKGKGKIIFMSSMAGIMASPYVGPYTATKHAIEAIATTMQKELEGHGVQVATINPGAFATGFNDRSAEAKWKWYDEAIHFTRKEDMEEADKALENQYDPADMIEKMVEIIPLDTHQFRTAFPEETEKQMKQEEAKRWDMKI, from the coding sequence AGCGGGCTGGCAAAAGGAACCGCATTCGGTCTGGCAAAGCAAGGGCATAAAGTCATTGCGCCGGTTGAAACGGCTCCGCAAGTGACGGCTTTGCGAGAGGAAGCTGAATCAAAAGGACTGGCATTGGAAGTTTTTAAGATGGATATCAAAAATCCTCAGGATTTAGCACAAATGCTCGATTATGATTTCGATATCTTTGTTGCCAATGCCGCAGTCAACGAAGGTGGACCACTTTCAGAAGTGCCGATGTCGAATTTCAGGGAATTATTCGAGGTCAATGTCTTCAGCACTTTGGAAACTGCACAGATTGCAGCGCGTAAATTTGTAGATAAAGGAAAAGGGAAGATCATTTTCATGTCTTCAATGGCTGGGATCATGGCATCGCCATACGTTGGGCCATACACTGCGACCAAGCATGCTATCGAAGCAATTGCGACAACGATGCAGAAGGAACTCGAAGGCCACGGCGTTCAAGTGGCAACCATCAATCCAGGAGCTTTTGCGACAGGCTTTAATGACCGCAGCGCAGAAGCGAAGTGGAAATGGTATGATGAAGCCATTCATTTTACGCGGAAAGAAGACATGGAAGAGGCTGATAAAGCGCTGGAAAATCAATACGATCCTGCAGACATGATAGAGAAAATGGTGGAAATCATCCCGCTTGATACACATCAATTCCGCACTGCCTTTCCTGAAGAAACAGAAAAACAGATGAAGCAAGAAGAAGCAAAGCGATGGGATATGAAAATTTGA